Genomic window (Zingiber officinale cultivar Zhangliang chromosome 2B, Zo_v1.1, whole genome shotgun sequence):
gatgaaattaaaaataatatatgaaatACTAATTCACAGATTATTATTATATTGCCCCCAGATATGCTCAACTAAGTCAGCGTGAAGTTGGTGATGAACTTGAGTATCACGTAGCTCAGAATTTATTTGAAGATAATCCTGAAATCCTCAGTTTGAGCCATGGATAGGTTGTGTGAGTTGGTCACCTTCATTATTGTATCAATTTGTCACGTGACCTCCCTCATCCTCAACAATCATGTTATGCAAAATAATGCATGCTAATATGATTTGTTTTAACATTTTCCTATACCAATGACGAGCTAGACCTATGACAATCGCCTATTGAGATTGGAGTACTCCAAATACCCGTTCAACATCTTTTCTTGCAAACTCCTATCTTTCCTTAAACAACTTTCTCTTGGGATCCTTCGAGCAAGGAAAAGCCTTAACGAAAGTAGCCCACTCGGGATATATTCCATCTGTTAGATAATAACCCTTCATATATGCAATGTCGTTCACCGTGAAATTAATCTCCGACGTATTTTCTTACAAGACGTTGTTGAATTTAGAAGATTCATATAACACGTAAATATCGTCACGTGAATTAGCGACCCCAAAGAATGCATGTTATATCCACAAGTCATGAGACGCGACCACTTTAAGTACGATTGTTGGTGACCCATGTCTCCTTGTAAATTGACCTTTCCAAGCAACTAGATAATTTTTTCCATTTCCAGTTTATACAATCAAGGCTACCCAACATGCTAGGAAAGCCGTGTCTCTcatcatgcatttgaagaagACGTTGAATATTATTAGCATTTGGCCTTCTCAAGTACCTATCACAAAATATTTCAACCACATATCTGCAAAACTTGAAAAGACAACTGATGGCATTTGATTCACCCATACGTAGGTATCGTCAAGATGATCGGCGGGAACTCCATAAGCCAGTTGATGAATGACATCTGTGCATTTTTGTAGTAGTGACAACCCTTTTCATCCCTATGTTGAAAAAATGCTGAATGATTCTCTAATGCATTCACTGTGTAGAGGAATAACTCTCTTTGCATTCAAATCATCTTCGAAATATTTTTGATACACTGAGTTTATAGAGAAATAATCATTGACGAGCCTCTCATGCCCAGCTTCACGATTTCTTTGGATGAACTTCTTCTTCTGTGTGTGTCCTTCCTCTAATATGCTTCCATAAGTTGTTGGTGTTGTTGAAGAACCAATAACATTAGTTCTTCACCCGGATCATAAGCTTACTCATCGATTTTAACATGGACTTCATCTTCGCTTGTCAAGCTGGAACTTGAGCTAGAGCAGCCTGTAGAATGAGACATTTTTGGAGGAAACACATTTCAGTATATGTGTTTAAGAAATGGTATGATAGTTGAATGAAAATCTCATAGCACaatgtgtctatatatatattgtttttctcATGCAATGGCTATTTTACAATGGCTAGTTTGCAACAGCTAATTGCAATGACTAATTTTCAATGGTTAGTTTGCAACGACTAGTTTGTAGCGCCTAGTTTGCAATGACTAGTTTCCAATAGCTAGTTGCAATAGCTAGTTTCCAACGACTAATTTACAACGACTATTttgtaaaattataataattgaaaatcacattaatcgaaatgagaaatacaatacttaaaaattacaatcactcaaaaatataataatactagaaaatgaaCGTTGAGTAAACAATTTAGATACTCCATCTCGACCTAATATTCTAGCATAGAcattcatgtatgataagctattTCTTTGTCATCTGCGAGGTATCTTTGTTCAATATTCAACTTCAAGCGATGATTCTTAGCTTCAAATTTGGACAAGGCAGCTTTTACCTTAATCTCCTCTACTTCGAGTTGTTTTTGTTTCAGATCGTCTTCGAACTTCTTCACGCTTGTGTACTCAGTGAACTTTGTGAAAATATTATTGTAGTTTACTGTCAGATCCTCCATGGTCAATTTACtgtcttttctctttctttttactgCCTTCCGTCTCATTGGACAAGTATCTTCATCATCCAGGTCTATACTCACATCTTGGTTGGAGGAGGTATTGCTTGCTCCCGACTCTGAGGTCCCCTTCTTTTTTGTGGCCACAAAGTGATCAGCGGACTGTGAAGTAAACATTGGATGGTCTTTGACAATTCTCCACACATGTTCGAGATTGAATGCAATGCCATTATTTTCATATTGATATTTTTCGTACGCAAACCTCAATATATCTTCATCACTATGACCACTTCGATATGAACTGTAAACACTATTATAATTTACGTTGAATCGATATACTTTCTTTTGGATTGTATTATGCCAATGTGACTGTATAACATTTGCATTTTTGGTGTTTGAACCTAGAGGATGATTCTCATTGTAGTAGCTTGCAACACATCTCCAAAAATCATCCATCTTTTGATCATTGTCGATTATTGGATTATTGTTGATAGTGACAAAACTTCTCGCTAAGACCTCGTCTTCAACCTTTGTCCAACTTGAACGCTTTCTTGTACCCTCAACATTTgaaaccatttttttttaaattgaccaCCTCAATTGGGGATTCATGGTCAGAAAGTTGAGTCTCCAGGACAAAAGTCTCAGTTGCAGGTTCATTTGACATCGAAGGAGTGAATGACATACCAGTTATGTGTGAGGTACCATATTCATGAACAACCGACGGAGTGAAATATGGATGGCTCATGTTTTGCCAATATTCGGCTGGAAGTGGTTGATATGGATCTTGAGGGGCATAATTCGAATGATTCATAGAATTTTCAAAACCTtagaaattttaaagattttgtgGAAGAAACGACATATTTGGAAATGGATGTGGGTATTGataatttggtggaatttatagatTTTGGAAAGATGAATATTCTTACGAGTTGTTTGTGGAATtcaagaaatttgtaaaaaatggCCTATTATTTTCATCCATTTTGGATAGAAAATAAGATTGTAGGAACTTAAAAAAATAGATGGGGAGAATATTTAGAGAGTAAAattggagtttttaattttaaagttatagggagatttttttttttgttctgaaGAGAGTGATAAGTTTTTATGCTTTTGATGTGACATTGAAATGATATATTAAAATCTacaaaaaaaattcatataaaaCTCTAACTATGGGAGATGCCCTTAAAGTTGCTCTCTGTCTTTATATCAATAGTCTGTATGCATAAATTGTGTTTTCCAAGGCTTACTATTTACACAAATCCACCTCCGCTTGTTGGACCTTCATAGTTATTATCTTGCTGGTTGGATCGAGGGCTTATGGGGACTCAAGACAACCACTTATCATAGATCCTGAGGTTTATGCTTTGTTTACTTAGAGGGAAAGTTTTTTACGCGAAATTTTTTCTCATGCATATTTCACTACAACAGATAGATTGCTTGTCCTTTCCCTTGTCTACCtaagataaaataataaatagacaTATTTATAAATCCATATGGGAATCAATTTTTAGATTGGATTTTATCTGCCTAAATCAGATGGAAACTCATTCCTTCCTCTTTCGATGCATCTCTTATAATGACCCGGCCCCTCagccccttgggtggcccaactggcgaccccttatgtcgtcgaccgatgacccttagccgtgtcgttactcactaggtcttcccacccctggccagtgaatttttgccttccccaggattcgaactctagacccaaaaatccactggccaggggtgggaagacctagtgagtaacgacacggccaagggtcgtcggtcgatgacataaggggtcactagttgggccgcccaaggggccgccaaatgggtcgccagttgggtcacccaaggggtcaaggggccgggtcgttacaataaaaaggtgtcttttattgtaacgacctgacccctcggccccttgggcggcccaactggaggcccatttggcggtcccttgggcgacccaactggcggcccaactagcgacggctcacttggctaccaggattcataaactctagtacttagcctggaggtctagagtttgaatcctagggaaggcaaaaatccactggccaggggtgggaagacctagtgagtaacgacacgaccgagGGTCATcgatcgacgacataaggggtcgcccaAGGGACCACCAAGGGGCTGCCCAAGGGGCCGGGAGGccgagtcgttacaataaaaagggtgAAGAAGATCGGCTCGGGGAAAAATTTGAGGATCGGGAGAAGGGAGTCAGGCACGGCTTAAATCGCAAGGAGAAGGGAAACCGTTCGCCGTCGGTTAGGGCAAGGGTTCGGCGGAGTCGGGAGTGCGGGGGAAGTGAAGAGctcgcctttttattgtaatgacccggcccctcgaccccttgggcggcccatttggcggccccttggcggtcccttgggtagcccaactggcgaccccttatgtcgtcgaccgacgaccttcgaccgtgtcgttactcactaggtctttccatccctggccagtggatttttaccttccctaAGATTCGAACTAtagacctccaagctaagtactagagtttatgaatcctggtagccgaCTGAGTGccgctcacttggttaccaggattcataaactctagtacttagcctggtggtgtagagttcgaatcctgggtaaggcaaaaatccactggccagggatgaaaagacctagtgagtaacggcacgaccgaaggtcgtcggtcgacgacataaggggtcgccagttgggccgccaattgggccgcccaagagaccgccaaatgggccgccagttgagcCGCCCAAggggttgggtcgttacatctctGCTTTCAATCATGCAAGCCATGGGCGTTGCTGACCTCCTTGCTTGGCCGCTCATGTAGGGTGGCACGGTCAGTGGCTCATGCAGAGCAACGCAGTCGACTGCTTGTGTAGGGCGGCACACCTATCAGTAGACCCGACCCTGGGCTAGGTACTCGTTGACCTGATTCTGCTTTAAAAATCGTAACCGGCCCGATTATAGTTTTCCACCAATTCAATCATATTTTTTTAGTATTGGACTATTGGAACTGCCGTTCTGACCATTGATCAATGGTTCTAGTCATTGGGGATGAAAAAGAgggattttttttgtatttttttcaaCTCTTAAGATCATTTGACCGCTTTTGATCAATGACTACGATTTAGTGTCTGTTACtctccaaactctataaatagagagttcattttattattttcactcACATCTTCTCTACTCATTCTCAATTCCGCAATCTCTACACGCTTTTGACTCCAATTCTATATACTTTCAACTTTCTCTTCCGAATTCCAACTATAATGGAAGGAGGTCGAGGGCAAGAAGGAGGCTGAGGGTGAGGAGGTTCATCTTCATCATCTCAATCTTGGAGGGGCAAGAAAATAGAGAATCtgaacattcaatccaccgatgatgagaccGATCAAATTCCGAGTCCGACAATAATAtctgaaacacaaggaagtaccgatgcaattattTCTAAGGTTTGGGAAGTTCTCCCTTTAcaatcttctatttttactaaatattttaatAAGG
Coding sequences:
- the LOC122048600 gene encoding glutathione S-transferase T3-like → MVSNVEGTRKRSSWTKVEDEVLARSFVTINNNPIIDNDQKMDDFWRCVASYYNENHPLGSNTKNANVIQSHWHNTIQKKVYRFNVNYNSVYSSYRSGHSDEDILRFAYEKYQYENNGIAFNLEHVWRIVKDHPMFTSQSADHFVATKKKGTSESGASNTSSNQDVSIDLDDEDTCPMRRKAVKRKRKDSKLTMEDLTVNYNNIFTKFTEYTSVKKFEDDLKQKQLEVEEIKVKAALSKFEAKNHRLKLNIEQRYLADDKEIAYHT